The DNA segment TTGTCTTAAGTCGTTTTTGTTGGTCAACTCTTTCTGAAAGGTCTTTGTATCTAGCATGCAATTGCTCCAAATATAGGTCCGGGTTCTCTCTACATTAAGCAgagaaaaaaagtttataaaataataataataataatcatttaaagCCTAGTCAAAATTGCAATCAAGCTATGAACAAAAGTTGTATCCCGGGAATAAGTAAATGTGGATAGTAAACTATTCACTTAGCTCTCCTGCTATCCCTGTCCTTCAAAATCCTTATCAGATTCAAGCTAGTGACCAAAAATTAGATTGAATACTCACTCTTTTCTATCACTTGCTTTCTCCAATTTTACTTGGTTAAATATGAGGGGGAAATCTTACATAAGCAAGCCACAAACAGAGTATATCTTGAAACTTCATAAAGAAAGTAAAGCATCAAACATACAGGCGTTTCTCCTCCTCTAGCTGTTGTTTTCTCTCTCGTTCCAATTCCTCTTCATAGCGCTTCTGTTTTAATCGCTGCCTCCCATCAGCCATAGATTTGAGTGACAActgtttcttcttttcattGAGCTGTCAAATATCAATATACAAAAAGCAATTAATATTGTTAACCTCAGCACAAAGAACATCATCACGCAAAGAAGATATCAGAAAAATATAATCATATTAAGATTGTAGGAAAATGTGGCTCGAAAAAAATGTAATAGTACACTTATCACATATTTGGGAGACTTTATTTCCCTTGATTAAAAATCTCTgaataaaacaacaaaaatatgcTTATTTCTCCAAAATAAGCAGAAAGTGAGAATACACCATTCAGCTTATTGATAATGTAAGATAACTGTCTGATGAAAAAACAGACCTGTTCTCCAGTCAACATGTCATCAGGAATGTTTATAAGAGAATACTTCTCACTAGTGCCAAGATCCTCCTTTTCAGTTTCAGCTTGCTCATTCTTTGGTTCACCTTTTGCTTTCCGTAATGATTGTATAACTTTATTACGTGCAGACTCTATCTCCTGCCTATTGACATAGCCAGTTTCTGACAGGAATGGTAGAACCTCACTCTCTTCCACTTGTTCAAGCTGATGCAAAAGAAACTCTAAACCATGCAATTCATTTTCCAGTTCATTAATTTTAGAAGACCTCTTTGCCTCAGCCATTTCTCGAAGCCTTTGACCTTGTTTCTCTTTAATTGCTGCCTTTCTTGCGATCTCTTCCTCAGAAGGAGGCTCATCAGTTGGGGGTGGAACCCAAGGGAGTTCCCAACATCTGGTTTTTCCTTCAGCTTGCTCAGGTTCTTTCTATTATTAGATCATTCAGGGAGTTTTAGAAGCAATAAAAGAACTTagtgaaaaaggaaaaaaaaatccatacaTATACCTGAAACAACCTAGCTTCCGAGGCATAATCTGGTGCAATGTAACAATGTTCCATCTTCAGGTCTTCAACCTTTTCCCATGTAAATCTAGTCCTACATTGATCATtcaataaaatctaaaatactCCCCAAATTTAACATTCATTTAGATAGTATCAGAACCCAAATGATTTGATACTCACAAATGATACGGATATTTAAGTGAAAGGAGTTGCTTCAAATGATTAGTCACATGGAATCCACCAATATTAGTACGACAGCATCCTTCATACACAGGCTCCCCGTCTACAAACTGAAATATGCAAAACAAATAATATCAACAAAAGGCAAAATCTGTAATCACATGCCCAGTGGATTTCttcttatttatttcaatatttaagagaaattaaacttgtgaacttattttataaattttaatattttttctcccTACGAGGGCCTATTAATGAGTGCACTAAtaaggaagaagaaaatgagCGAGAAAGTTCTAAAACAATTACACaaagtgatggaagaggcccaagctcaGGCCGTAGTTCAAGCCCAACAACTAGGTCAATGGCAAAGAGGATTCAAGAAGATTGGgactctgctactgatggcagagaaacgttcctttatatgttcaaagaagaccagaagaagtaaagcccaagccatgagagctagtttctttatttgtaatttcaataaaatagggtttctttagcataatagggggggtgtgcttatcattgtagcttgagtaaagccttttagggtaagaagttaacctagcttctagaagttTGCTCCTAGGATGCGACATTGACTTTAGTCAAAACCCTAGCAGCCGCTCTTTTGTGTATTCCCCTTGctccttgttctccaaggcactTGCACCTATATAATGGGGTGTTTGGCTCATGTTttaataagatcaattttatgagtaaaaTGCTGCCAAATATTGCAAGCTTCTACTCCCTTGTCTAGTCTCTCTAGGTTAGACACTTTGTTGTTCACCTCCACcttctccaagtgatatggcccaaccaatcactctccatacctttcatgcacctacaaggaacccatagctctatatgagccctccttgatccatcacatccattgcttccgccacccttttcaaaTCTCCAAGAAGAACAACCCATCTTTTGGTATCAACCCATCACAAAGCATGACCAAGAACCTTCGTGCTCATAGAAATGTCTTTATTCATGGACTCCAAAGCCTTAGGACCTGTTCACTTTGTTTTACTTTGATTGCAACTGTATAATAGGATTTTTAATTGGGTGTAAGTTGAATATATAGATATTTTGATGGACCTTAATTGACCAACATCAATCGAAGGTTCAATCCAATGACACATCACAGTTCAAGTAAGGCAAGGAAAACATGCTAAAGAAACTCCTGAAATTCTAGGTTTGGAGTACGCCACAAAGGAGCATGGCAAGGAAAGCATGCTCCCAGGAGTGAAGATAAGCGTGCCAAGGAGGGCATGGAAAACACCAAGTCAAGGAGAATATAGAACCTATCCAAACGCAACACAAGCAAGGAAAGCATGCTCCAAGATGTGAAGCTCAGTGTGACAATTAAGAGAATATTCAAGGACTTCTAGGCACCAAGGTAGCACATGTGAAGAGTATGAATATTCTAGATCTTGTAATAGGCAAGTATCATGCCTAAGCAAGGCACCTTGCGTCATTGATTACAACTTAGAATGAATTGAAATTTCTTTGAGAAATTGAGACTTGTGAGTCTTCTTGAGGATGTGCACTCTCCCGTATGAAGTCTTACCTTTAGTTTCTAGGAATTAAAGTAATGATTCACTTCACTTATCTTCAATCTACTCAAGTGGTATGATTCTTCAGTTCACTTATCTTGAGTCTACTAAAGTAGTGTGATTCTTCACTTCACTTATCATGAGTCTACGCAAAAGGCATGATTCTTCATCCCTTCTCTACTCCAGCtcttattttacttttacttttaaaGTGCCTTTCAATTTGTTTTGAGTTCTTTGAATCTATGACTCAAGCTTGGATGAAAATGGTATCATACCCATTCTTGAACTATGTTCATGAACACCAAGATAAGAGGAGATTCATATTCTATGGTGACGTTCTTGCAATGATCTGATTCCTTTGATTTATAACTATAATTACTTTGGATTTAATTGATTACAAAGGAGCTACCACATAGTGGGATAGATCCCTCTTCCATTCCCATAGTTGAGGTTCCACCACATATCCTCTATAAAAGTGGTTTTCAGCTGCCCGCACTCTCTTTTACAAGGATAAGTTTACAATTATTATCTACTTCAAaactttgaaaaagaaaataaggagAATTTCCAGTATGGTGCATAtgaataattgttattattactaAGCCACTTTGAAAAGTAGCTATACAGATTATTAACACTACCATAGGAACTTAGCTACTATAGCAAAAAAAGAGCAAATGAGATATATTGAATATAAAATGTGACATAATGACATTCAACTGTTAATAATATGTGACACAACAAAAGAATTGTCTTCACATAATCAACCTTTAGACAAAAGACAGTCTATCAGGCTAAGGAGTTACTGCAAGTAGATTAATAAAACTGACTACTATAATTACAAAGTTGGTGTTATATACAATGAGATCCTATTTACAAATTTAACCATGATCAGGTGGATGATATTACAAAAATCTGCAAcagaaattcaaatgagaaacTCATTTTATTGACATataagtaaataagataaaaacaATACCGGAATCACATGGGTTGTGTTGAATCCAGGACACAGAGCAAGACCATCTTTAGCACACACTCCTTGTTGTTGATTGTATTTATAGCTGAATGCCACATCAACACCAAAAGCTGCAAGAACACAGAAACCCAACTAACTTTTGGAAGCAAAATACACGTACAACATCTAGCAAAAAATCCAGACATGCATCCCTAATGGGAAAAACCAGTGACAATCGTGTGACAAAAACAGGTTACTTAGGAAATTTGTATTGAATTCAGTTTTTCTACAGAAAATCGCTAGTTAAATGTGAAGTTTTTTTCTGAAGGTTACTAAGTATTAGTACCAATTGATGGAACTCCGTAAGTCTCAAAAAGAAGTTCTGCCATTTTACTACGAGATTGAACTGGGTTGCATACACATTCGGTGATCAGGACAGGATGATCAATCTGCTCCAGCGATAGACATTAAATTAGAAAGAGTAAGTCAAATTAACCAAATGCAGAAAAAAGGAGAACGAATATTTATTAAACCAAATAACCACTATGTACCAAGACAAGGACATTATGTTCTGTAAGTAGCACACCAGACTTAGTAGTATCAACAACACTAAATAAACCAAGGAAGAAAAGACAATAAACTAACAGCTTGAagggattaaaaaaaatgaaacactaCTTCAACTATTTACATACCTCAGTAGTTGCACCCATCCGGTCAAATCCAAAATCAAGAATCTGTGTGTGAAAAAAGTGTCAGTATGTTATCCTAACCAGGTTCTTCTAAAATAATGAAGGGCACAGGTTAAACATGAGACAAGAGGAAATTTACATATTCCATCGTTTCAAACTGGTACACAACATTACTGTCAAATGCAGAACGTGGCCCAGAGCGAGTGCAGTCGAAGTATTTCAGTAAGGCGGGATCATGGTCACCCACAATGGTGACAGTTTCCCCTGTGAGAAAGAGCAAGTATTCACCACACCACACCACATAATTGTAGGCAAGCAAAAAGAACCAATGTTGGGACAGAAGTTGTTAGAGATAATATAGCTATTAATGCCGAAACAAAAACACACATGggacctaatttttttttgccaAATTAatgattgtccaaacaaacaATGCACAACACAAAAGCAACAATTTacacaaataaatattaaagcCAAATGTTAGACCAATGCCCTAAGAAAACAAaagcatgaaaaaaaaatcttcattgTATTGAATTGAAAGCATAACTGATCTAGGAAACGTTAATATCAGTCCTTTCAAAACTAATTCTAAGCCGCTAAAACGTTATTTTTTTGAATCCACAGATATCCTCCACGGAAAACAACAATGTTTGAACCAGCTAAAACTACTCAAAGGACGAACTCTTCCGCAGAGTATTAAAGCAAGAACTCCCATCTTATGCAAAAACGAAAAAGGTGGTAAAGCAGTACCGGTTACTTTATGGCGTGGCCTTTGCACAATGTTGCGAAAAATAACACGAGGTTCAGGCTCTCCCGCCCAACTGAAAATTCACGAAAACAAGAACGAGTCTTAACTAGATAAATCCAATTGGGAAagtaaaccaaaaaaaaatgagaaaattagGGTTATAATACCCTATGCGGAAATAGGAGGCACCATTGTCTATCACAATGGGAGTGTTGGAATCGACGAGGTTGAAATCGGTTTGACGCTGAATGTTGGAAATAAAAGGCATGGTGCAGTCGTTCTTGAGCTGGATTTCGGTTCCTGTGTGTGCGGACGACTAGTGAAGAGTCCCGAGCCGGTTGGTTAAACCGAACCGGTTCGGTTCGATGGACGGATAAGCGAATCGGCGTGGACGAAGAGCATCAGTGGATGAACACTATCACACCATTGTTTTGACTGTTTTGCTTCAGCGTCTTCTTCCTTTCAACACTTTTCTTCCGGAGTTAGAAAGGGCGTAAATTAAGAAAAAcccaaaatcataaaaaaaattataagaatctattaaaaaattatttaaagaaagtTTATTAGTTCTCgtgttttatattaaatatgtatgtgtaaagaaaattaataatttcataCCCATTAAAACGGCATTTACATAATTGTAATAAGACATTGAAAGCAAAAAAGCCACATACAATGATAACAactaaattacaattttttaaaaagtacatAATGTTATAAACTTGTAATCTAATATAACTAAATATTTCAATACCTATTTAATCACgtattatcattaataattttGAGTTGTAGCTAAGATTTAGATAATAcctataattataattatacttataattttaattaaattgaaaatcTCTTGATAATGCCTAAGATTATCAAATTTTAACCAAATACAAAGGTAATGAGTTATGAATATATCATCCCCCATTATCTTCGAACTGCAATGTATGTTGGTATGTCTCATTtaagtattattaattaaaaattgaacGTCATACTAGTAATTCgtgttaataatttattatgaaaatattaaagtaagaaaatttaattaaaaattattgctAAAAAAATGTTGTGGCATTATTAACAGATCCACAGCGGCCCATGCCACAGGCCTAGGGAACACATGGCCCATTAAGGATGCCCAGAAATACTTCTCCagagataattttttaaaatgtgaattagatttttttaattaatatgtattgtatttttttataattaacatgttcttttttaatgttttgttagaaatagattaaaaaaactCATCAACATTAACGGTATgtttttatgaatattaattaaaaaacaatcaaGATTAATTGAAAATCAACAAAATAAACCAACTAATAACGTTGTCAAAATACCGATTCAAAAACAATTGATTAACAATCTATGAAGCTCAGACACTCCTCCTAAATGGCGTGTCGGTGTCGGATACACGACACTCGTATAAcacttgtaggacacgtatgaagtgtcaaattcaaaaaatatttattggatttctgacaattctagcatagttctaacataattttaaaagggaaaaacacattaatttttttaaatctcaaatttattgcataaattttattatgattataaaaataagaaacaaattattttgaatcaGTCATGAAAACATCTTTCcgttcaaaaaaataaataatctataacatacttgtgcacataaatttttattatcaatttatataatttataattatataatatatagatttgtgtccccgtgtcctacattttagaaattatacgtaTTTTCGTATCCATGTCTATGTTACATAGTTAACCATagtcaaaaaataatataaaaaaatattgaataaaaatattgatatttaaatattattaataattttttattttaataaataaataaaatttaaaactgttTTGTATACTAGGTGTCGTGGTACAGAAATTCTGCACATCGACCATAACTTACTATTGTCTGAAAGGTGTATATCCACAAAGTAAGTGACCGTTATCTCCGACATTAAATAATAAACGATTTAAAAGGCATAAACACGTAACGAATTCAAAAGGACGTTTAATTTAACGGAGGAACGAGAGCATCGACGGTTTAGGTTGGCTTGGCGGTGGTCATTAAGTACGTGGCCCATTAACCACCGACCCAAATTTTCCCGCCAAAACGGAACTTGTGGACTTAATTCAAAGGCCCAAAACGTTCCCCGCGGGCCCCGCTTTTTGCCACGTGGGCTCCCTCTTGATTCCACCACACGCTTGCGCGACCCAAAGCACGTACCCTACTCTGTCTCCTTGCGGAGCAAGAAACTTGAGTTCCTCCATGTAACTATAAATAACAGCGTTCGCGCCTCCCTAACAAACATTCTCAGAAGTTGAAAAACATGGTCAAGAACGTTGACGAAGCTTGCCGCACGCCCAAACGCACCTCTCGTCGGATACCGGCGGCGATGGTGTGCCCACCGGCTCCCAAGAAGAAGCCGCCACCTCACACGGCGTGGAAGAGGGTGCCGCCGAAGAACGGCTACTTTGTGCCGCCGGACCTTGAGCTCATTTTCAGAGTTGCCTCCGCCAGCGAAGCTTTTGCTTAGTTCATCATCCATTTCTTCTGTAGAATTTCACTGATTTAACATCTTAACGTGCTTAGGCTAAGTTAATTTCTCTGATGTACAATTAGAACAAGTTTGAAGTACGCGTCTACTTCtctgtataattttttttttctttttctttttgtattaaCAGGAGAAACAGTGTGGTACATATTCTGTTGGTGGAATTTTTGTTGTATATTTGGTTATTCCTTTGAGTGAATAACTAATATTTGAGATTTCATCATAAAtctgaatatttttataattttttctgtCACTTTTTTGGGGTTTTGCTTGAAGGATGGTTCTTAATGGCGTACCTATGCGAACTAGGAAAGACAAGtagtttatttattaaattttggtTACGCGATGTTCGATGGATTCAACTTTAGCAAAACGAGTGTTTTGAAAAATGGTAACTTTACGCGTTTTCGTTAAGTAAAAAGAtacatacaaataaaataaattaaaaaaatatagattttttaggtgttaaagatattttattttaaaataatggatATTGTTTCTTAGGAAAATATAGAGAACTAGTGAAGGTTTTGTCCACTTCCTTTCTTCGGGCAGGTTGTTAAAGTTTCACTACGATTTTTCTGGTCTTCGAGATACTTTTTCGACTCTCGGTCTCTCAATTTCACGTAAATGCCAAATGGGGTAGGTATTTAAGATACTCTCACGCTCAAGTAAAGAGGATATTTGACACTCGAAAGTGTATAATAATAATGACGTACATTTCTTCTTGAgatgtgtgttatttatattattttaatagattTGCCTTATTGAACTTTATTAGTCGTATTatctaattcttaatgatagtTTGGTTTCATTGACCTTAGTTTGAGCCTTAAAGGAATTAAGTGTGACTGTCTGTGAAGATATCAATCAACTCGATTAGAGAATAGAGAGACCGAATGATGGTAATAATCCATACCAGTACAAATATgtatatgtattattatattaattttaaagaataaaatataaagttgtTCCTTGCTTTAGAGTTTTGACTTCCAAACCAAAGTGTGGGGCATAATTTGGTTAATTCGATTTTACAGTCAACTCTTATACTTTATGATTCCATTTTGTCGGTTGAAAGTAGTTTGCCAAACCTTGCATGATAATGAGCTAAGAATTACAACTGTAGTGTTGTAATTAGGATTTAATATTTAAGATTAATAAAtactacattttaatttataacataaaatgtaagctttaaatataaaaaaaaaatcattttaagtTGTATATTTGCAGATTTTAAATTATGCAGAAAAATGGTACACACTATTGCTAATTAAGTTATTTCTCATGTAATTTAATCGCTTTTACGGAACAAAACGGCCTTTGTTTCATTATAATATAAATGTTAAATATTCATTAATATAACTATAAATGCATTTAACTATTGaaccaaataatttttttttctttttctaaatttaaataagatTAGTTTGATGCTCAACTATTTATGTTCATGAACTTTTTCATAAGCTAATAAATTCTTCCCTGTGGGTATACCAAATAACAAATGAGTGGTTTTTTTTCTAACTAGAATCAAATTAGAAATAAAGgataaactaaaattttaatataaattcacATGGTGACCACATTATTATCATAGTTATGATCGTACTTTCTCACACCCCAATGTGCAGTTAGTTTTAATACGACTACATgattcaagaaaaataaataaaaacccaTAAAGAGGAACTAGTGAAGATTATCAGAAGCATAATAggagataatattttttttctctttttgttatTTCAATAACTCATAGATCATAAgatttgtttaatttattttcacttATAATAGCAGTTTAGGTTGTAATGGAGCAAAGAGAGTTCAACCAAGAGGATAATAGTTAAAAAGCACATGAAAAAACATGATTTCCCAAAGAGTACGGAAATTATAATGGAattccaaatttaaaatttgaaaatttcttttttatttaaatttaatttcagAGCATTTATGACTATGTATTGtccttttctctttttgtaaggCATTCTAGATTTCATCATATATGGATACTGTTTATCAAATTCCCATCACCTAAAACATTAacataattatcatttaaaacattaaaaaaaatcaatatcaaTGATTGGAGATGACctaaatcaaaatatttaatgtatatTCTTACCTTGAAGATATAAAAAAcgataattttatatttaattgacataaactaaatataaaaagcaatgaacacaaaaataaaattttagaaacaaaatttcaaaaattgattttctctaatttcttcttccatttaaattacatatattttatttacactAAAAAgaaagtgtgtgtgtgtgtgagtaaGGTGGTGGTAGATGGTACTACCACTGTATGGATGAAATTGGGCCAACATGAACCGGGCCATGCCCTTCCATCAAACCATTAAATGTCTATATTCATAGGCATAGGCCAACACTGCACTGCTAATTTCTTTTGCTTCATTTATTTATATCACTGTTCATGAAATTGCCCTTTAATTAGTCTCCTCCAATgcaaccaccaccaccacctgcAACACATTACCTAATCCATTCCTAtgtaacaaaattatgttagtGCCTTATGAGGGTAACATCTTCATTAAAGAGTCATAATATTAAGATCCTAATCTATGTATTTTATTGGAATATGTTGACATCACATACAAAATAAAAcgcaaaattttaaataaatttctgaatcatataattaaaaaaatcctaaaattgATGTGACAATTGTTTTAAAGACACTTACAAGAAAAGTCATTaagaatgttaaaatatttttttatcaatattcattattaataagttgatgaatattaaaaaatattattaataagttGATgagtattataaaaatatattaaaaaatataaatgagttgaaaaATTGTAGGTATCTACAAAGTCGTAAGATTATGTATGGGATTGACGTCGACCGAGTATCAGAAAATAAGTAAGAAAGTTAGTAACTTGATGATAGAGATTggatattaaaatatatgtttcagtcttttaagattgagttagacaAATCCACaaccaaaatattttaattaaaattaaaaaataacaaaaaaaaacacctaAAAATAGTGTGCTACTATTGATAATTAAGCAAAGGTTTGGAGACATTAATAAAGGGCCCTAGTATGCTATGAATAAAGTTATTTTGAAGCGCATGAATGAATCCCTAAAATAAGAGAATATTCATAAACTGCAAAAGTCTCATCATACCACCCCTGTCTAAATCTTGCCCATATATATGTAGTACGATGCTCTCTAAATTTGTTCATCCATTATTATAACAGCGTTTACTTACATATTATGCTAAGTTCCGTTGATGTTACTCACTAATTGTACagataattaaaatagaaaacgtggtgtgaatttttttttaatcaagaaagaataaataaaataaaatgaggtaTTTTAGGAATGTCTCAATCTTTATACAAGTAATTTCAACACAAATTTTTTATCATTCGACCAACTGGAGATCCAACAAACATTACAACACATTAACATACCATAATAATATACAATAGCATATCAATATGCAATTACATCAACCCTCTAAAAGAATACATTATCAAGATAAGACACAAAAGTCCAACAACTAATATCAGTCTTTGCCAACAAACCGAAGTAAACCAAACACTCAAGCGCTCCCATCAAATCGATCCTGCGATAAGGATATAGAAGCCAAAAAACCTGCACAAAACACATCACGTCTTCCAAATCTGGAAAAAATCGTTAAACAATAATCACTAAATATCAGTCTCTTAAATATCTCATATAACATAAATGTTCCAAACACCAATCCGAGTAGGATAAATCAATCACTCTCTCCTTTACCGTAACTCAAGACCAAAATTATCAGATCGACTCTaccaaaaagaaataaaagccAAGAAAGCATGCACAACACACACCACAACTTTCAAACCTGGACAAAATGTTAAACATAAATCACTAAACATCAATCTCTCAAATATTTCATACAACAAAGGGTTATCAATCTAAATAAAAGAAATCAGTCAATCTTTCATTTACCGTAATCCAATATCAAGTCTTCCTTTCTACACACTAAAAACCTCAATTAGATCTGATCCTGCCtattgaccagaacgcaagagccttgcctcgtcaaaggtatcttcctctggatcggctttgcaccgtgctagcttccgtccttcaccttgattcacctcaagagcctgcaaaagacagaacggcgccgctgcggccgatcgcgctccgacgctcaagtcagtgactgaaccaccaaaatactaagagaaaaactAAGAACtccaggaaccgtgcaatgttctctctcagcgtactctagttctcacaagcgtaaagaagtattctaaaacgcgcgtacctcagaagttcgttagaatcccttatatacctgtgcactttctctctcctgacagttacacatctgaacacgtggctcgcatccagctgtacacgtgtcaccatctagagcatcctctgcttgagcgtcacttcttactcttcaggttgttcgactaagttacccatgcagggagtaactcggtgtatagctgccttggagcgcgatctcttctgtgtggcgagtacgggcgtcatcatacacaccttccctgtggtctcgccggccgccatcatgatctgcttcacttgcttcatcgtgcatgtccgggtaagctgttccccggCCTCAACccctggctagctagggaatgaccatttGACAACTTCATCCTTCACTTcgaaagccttgaacaagctttcctgatctttcgacgatgtcctcctctcggcgatctctgatcgcTTTGTCTCTTGGGTT comes from the Phaseolus vulgaris cultivar G19833 chromosome 8, P. vulgaris v2.0, whole genome shotgun sequence genome and includes:
- the LOC137823608 gene encoding actin-related protein 5-like; amino-acid sequence: MPFISNIQRQTDFNLVDSNTPIVIDNGASYFRIGWAGEPEPRVIFRNIVQRPRHKVTGETVTIVGDHDPALLKYFDCTRSGPRSAFDSNVVYQFETMEYILDFGFDRMGATTEIDHPVLITECVCNPVQSRSKMAELLFETYGVPSIAFGVDVAFSYKYNQQQGVCAKDGLALCPGFNTTHVIPFVDGEPVYEGCCRTNIGGFHVTNHLKQLLSLKYPYHLTRFTWEKVEDLKMEHCYIAPDYASEARLFQKEPEQAEGKTRCWELPWVPPPTDEPPSEEEIARKAAIKEKQGQRLREMAEAKRSSKINELENELHGLEFLLHQLEQVEESEVLPFLSETGYVNRQEIESARNKVIQSLRKAKGEPKNEQAETEKEDLGTSEKYSLINIPDDMLTGEQLNEKKKQLSLKSMADGRQRLKQKRYEEELERERKQQLEEEKRLENPDLYLEQLHARYKDLSERVDQQKRLKTNGGHSNGNSLSGGIGRGERLNAAQRERMRLLTTAALDRGKGEDTFGARDEDWQLYKLMSKDYGNDDDEEPDEDETELTRISSRLQDLDPTFIPKLDAGTSQPAEVPRVRPLTKEDFKIVIGVERFRCPEILFNPNWIGVDQVGLDEMAGVSIRRLPVKDETLEQRLTSSILVTGGSSLFPGIVERLESGIRMIRPCGSPIKIVRALDPVMDAWRGAATFASDSQFHMQTFSRLDYYEKGEDWLRNYQLRYTL